GGTTCTATAGTGGGAGCAATTATTTTAGGGCTTTTAAAAGAAAAAAGATAAAATATTTAAAAATGGGAGAATTTCACAGAAATGCTCCTATTTTTAATTTGTTAGAATTTTTTATAGAAAATCCAAATTTAACATCAATTGAACTTTCAGAATTAATAGGTGTAACAAAGAGGACTATTGAAGGAACACTTAATGTTTTACAGAAAAAGGCTGTTATAGAAAGAATAGGTTCTAAACGAGATGGTAATTGGATAGTGATTAAATAATTGTGATATAAAAAATAGCACCCTAAATCTTGTATACAAGAATTGAGGTGCTTTTTTATGTTTGAAATTACCTATATTTTAAATTTTTATCTATCAACTATAACTAAAGTATCATTTTCTTTAATAATAGTATTTCCGTTAGGTATCATAGATTTGTTATTTCTTTTTATCATAACAACAAACATTTTTTTATCCAATTCATATATATATTTATGGTAAAGTGAAGAATTTTTATCTATGAATTTTTCATAAATATTTATTCTTGTATTTTTATCTTCAAAGGTTGAACCACATAGAACCATTTTATCCCCACTCCTTATTTTAGTATTGCCATCAGGAACTATATTTTCACCATTACGTATAATTAAAACTAATAGAACACCTGGAGTAAATTCAATATTTTTTATAGACATTCCAACCCATTTGTGATTTTTGTCTATTTCAAAGCTTATAAAATCAACATCTTCTTCATCTGAGTAATCATTGAATGTTTTTAAAACATTTTCAGTTTCATCTATCATGTCTAATTTTTTAGCAACATAAGGTATTAATGAACCTTGGAATGCTATAGATAATAGTACTATTATGAAACTCATATTAAATATTAAGTACCCTATTTCTTTATTTGAAACCACAACTAAAATTGAAAATACAACAGAAGCAGCTCCTTTAAGTCCAGCCCAAGAAACAAGTATTATTTGTTCTCTACTAGATTTTAAAGGAATTAAAAGACCACCTATAACCAAAGGTCTTATTACAAAAGTTATAGCTAACATTAAAATAATTGATGGCAATATATATTTAAATGCTATTGCAGGACTTACTAGTAAACCAAGTAGGAAGAAAATTACCATTTGCATAATGCTAGTTATACCATCAAAAAATGAAATTATTTCAGATTTTCCTTTGAATTTTGAATTACCCACTATTATACCAAATAAATATATTGATATATATCCATTACCACCTAAAGTTTCAGAAAAAGCATATGATAAAAGAGTTGTTCCCATTAAAAATGCCATCGTAAACCCTATATCTAAGTTCTTTATTTTTTTTAATAAAAAAATTGTTAATTTTGCAACTATAAAACCAATAGAAACACCATAAATTATTTGTTTTAAAAGTAATATTGGTAAATTTAAAAAACCATCAGAAGCTGATATAAATGCTATAGTTAAAACATATGCAAAGGGATCATTAGATCCACTTTCTATCTCAAGTAATGAAGCTGTATGCTCTTTTAAGTTCAGTTTATATGATTTTAATATAGAAAATACTGAGGCTGCATCTGTAGAACTTAAAACTGCTCCAGTTAAAAGAGATGTTTGCCAATCTAACTTTAGAATAAAATGTGTAAATATTGCAGTTAAAAATGCAGTAAATAAAACACCTAAACTTGATAAAATTAAAGATTTTTTTAGTACTGGGCGAGCCATA
The genomic region above belongs to Streptobacillus moniliformis DSM 12112 and contains:
- a CDS encoding MarR family transcriptional regulator, giving the protein MLEFFIENPNLTSIELSELIGVTKRTIEGTLNVLQKKAVIERIGSKRDGNWIVIK
- a CDS encoding potassium/proton antiporter, coding for MVHILLFFSVVLIACVFVYKYLSKFGLPMLLVFIGLGMIFGENGIFRINFDNFLLSKDICSLALVFIIFFGGFNTKLSMARPVLKKSLILSSLGVLFTAFLTAIFTHFILKLDWQTSLLTGAVLSSTDAASVFSILKSYKLNLKEHTASLLEIESGSNDPFAYVLTIAFISASDGFLNLPILLLKQIIYGVSIGFIVAKLTIFLLKKIKNLDIGFTMAFLMGTTLLSYAFSETLGGNGYISIYLFGIIVGNSKFKGKSEIISFFDGITSIMQMVIFFLLGLLVSPAIAFKYILPSIILMLAITFVIRPLVIGGLLIPLKSSREQIILVSWAGLKGAASVVFSILVVVSNKEIGYLIFNMSFIIVLLSIAFQGSLIPYVAKKLDMIDETENVLKTFNDYSDEEDVDFISFEIDKNHKWVGMSIKNIEFTPGVLLVLIIRNGENIVPDGNTKIRSGDKMVLCGSTFEDKNTRINIYEKFIDKNSSLYHKYIYELDKKMFVVMIKRNNKSMIPNGNTIIKENDTLVIVDR